A window of Felis catus isolate Fca126 chromosome X unlocalized genomic scaffold, F.catus_Fca126_mat1.0 chrX_random_Un_scaffold_72, whole genome shotgun sequence genomic DNA:
ACTTAGGGTCATTGGGACCATTATGATCTTGAGTTCTTACCTAAGAATATTATATGTCTTTCTACTGCCTCAAGTttaattttgtggggtttttcttTATGCATTGTCCATTGCTAGCTGAGTTTATGAACAATCGTTTCCTTCTCGCCCATTATGCCGTATAAtgatttgtctgtttgtttgtttgtacatAAGAAGGTTATTGAGTTTTGATGTTGACAGCATAACCTGCTACTTTCCTagattctctttttgtttgttgtacTTTGCCTagcgttggggggggggtggtttccaACGTGTAATCATATTATCAACAAATACAGAGAATTTTAGCTCGTCCTTTGCTTCTAATTGCTTGCCCTTGTCAGTTGTATTCATAACACCTCTCACATGGTGGCGAATATTGGAGGAGAAAAGTAGGCATCGTGTCTTGCTTTTGGCTTCATAAGGAAAGCCTCTAGTGATTCTCCATTAAGCAGGATGCTGGggctttgtgtgtatgtgtgtatgtgcatgtatgtatgtgggAGGCTGGACCCCAGTGTCAGGCTGATACCGGGTTGAGCAACGGCTCCTTGTTGTctcagccaacccggtggttccccttcccattcccccacttgcaAAGGCATaggaaagccttgtcaaggctgagaaagctaattcctgaagcctgtggtctgtgggtgttggcagtaatgttaCCCCCCTTTTCTACCCCGggtcaaatagaaacaaatatgggaactgtgttttgctagcaatctatcaacaaggtcttgttgtGACCCGTTTAGAAAGTTCACAaggtacacagaactaaatgttttggttggcagcgatcatgtgaaacctgtttattcttagaatgatcTGACCCATAAAAGTCTtgatataaaagattgtgtacagcaaaaataaagccgtcacttgggccatcagcccaggggaccctcctgttcccaaactggcttctcttctcttttttttcttacattcttcCCCTACCCTCAAGACCCTGATCTTGGTGTTTGTTGCGCCGGTGGCAACAAGTGGCGCCCGAACAGGGACCTGAGACAACAAGGAGGAAAGCGAAAGCAGATCGCATGGCGTCTAATTCAGGTAGGGGAACTGTGACAGCAGCACAGACGATGGGAGTAAAAGTATGGGACAGAAACAGTCTACGGAACAGGGATATTTTGTAACTGCCTTGCAGGCTCTTATGAAGGAGAAGGGAATTAAGGTTTCTCAGTCAGCCCTTAGGGAATTTTTTGACATAGTGCATGATTATTGCCCATGGTTTCCAGATGGGGGTACAGTTGATTTAAAGGATTGGCAGCAAGTTGGTCAGGAACTTAAGAATCAAATGAAGATTTGTGGGGCTGCGGTTCCAGGGACCTTGTGGTCTACTTGGACTTGTATTAAAGAGGTCCTTGATCCTGGAGGTTGCTGCAGGATTTGAGAGCAATTAATGCTATCATGAAGCCCATGGGGGCTTTACAACCCGGCCTCCCTTCCCCATCGGCCATTCCTTTACAATATCAATTACTAGTTTTGGActtaaaagattgttttttttacCATTCCATTAGCCCCTGGTGACGGAGAACATTTTGCATTCTCCCTGCCTTCCACTAACTTACAGGAACCTGCTAAGCGGTATCAGTGGAAGGTCTTACCGCAAGGCATGGCTAACAGTCCAACTTTACGTCAAGAGTTTGTGGCCAGAGCAATTACCCCTTTTAGACAGAGCTTCCCCCATGTATATTGCATCCATTATATGGACGACTTACTTTTGGCTGCTGAAACTGAGGAATTATTACAGgagtcttttatttctcttcaaagaTGCCTTAAAGCATATAATTTGATTGTTGCCCCTGAGAAAGTTCAAAAGGAAGCCCCTTTTGAATACCTAGGGTATCTCATCTCCAAATCAACTGTTCGACCTCAGAAAGTATCAATTAGAACCGGACATTTGACTACTCTAAAtgattttcagaaattattaGGAGATATAAATTGGATTAGAAATACACTAGGGGTCACCACAGAACAATTACTGCCTTTGTTTAATATTCTAAAAGGAGATAGTTCTCCAGCATCCCCGCGAAGTCTCACTCAAGAAGCTAAAGAAGCTATAAGACATACAGAACAGGCCATTCAGCAGGCCCAAGTCACTAGAATTGACCTTTCTCAGCCTTTGTATCTAATAATATTAAAACCTCAGGTCATCCCCTTTGCAATTCTGTGGCAATCTCATGGACCACTTGAATGGCTACATTTAGCCTTACACTCCCTGCATGTCATTAATCCTTTGCTATCTATGGTTTGTCTTCTTATCATTAGAGGAAGATCCTGAGCTGTTCAGCTCTTTGGACACGATCCAGAATTTATTGCATGTGCCTTTCTGACACAGAAGCTGGTGGACGCTGCTTTTGCCCAGTCCATCGAATGGCAATTCGCCTTGGCTAATTTTACAGGCCAAATTAAATATCATCTACCTTCTGATTCTTTAATACAAGGTTTCAGTCTTATAGATATTTTGCCCTATAATCCTATTGTTTGTCAGCCGATTGAAGATGCTGCTTCCATCTTTGTGGATGCTAGTAAAGAGGGTAAAATTGCAGTGTATTATGTCACTTCCCAAGGTAAAAATTTGATCACTTTAAATTATACGACTAAATCTGTCCAAAGGGCCGAGCCTTGTGCTGTTACAGGTAGCCCTAAAAACTTACCCGGAATCTATAAATGTCTATTCTGACAGTCAGTACATTGTCAAAGCCGTGTTGCAGCTTCCCACTGCCTTTATACTGACAGCGGATGAGGAACTTTATCATCTATTTCATGCTATACAAAAACTTCTTAATTTACGGCACAGTCCAATTTATATTTCCCACATTCGAGCTCACACCGGTCTACCTGGTCGCCTAGCTGCTGGGAATCGGATAGCCGATGCAGCAACCCATTTACTGCAAGTTCTGCCCATTACCACTCCTTTGGAAACAGCCAAAAGGAGTCATGATAATTTTCATCAGAATGCGGCAGCCCTTCGACGAGAATTCAAAATATCTCGTGAGGTGGTCAGACAAATTGTTAAACAACGTGACATCTGTCCACAATTCTTCCCACAGCCGGTCTATGCCATTAATCCCCGAGGTCTTCGGCCCAATGATTTGTGGCAAATGGACATCACCCAATATTTACCTTTTGGGAaattgcaatatatacatgtgtctGTAGATACTTGCTCAGGCTATATACATCTTCAGCCCACTCAGGAGAAGCATTTGTTGATGTTCAAAATCACCTATTTTCTGCCTTTGCAGCAATGGGCAAACCTcgtaaaataaaaactgacaatgGTAGTGCTTTATCCCACAAACCATTTTGCAATCCCCTGAAGGAAGAATTCATCCTGATCTTTGGAAGTTATATGCTGCctttgataaaatatatactaatgaCAGTTTTAGTTTTCCAGAATATTATCTTTCTCCAGTTCTACAATTGCGTGCCTGTGTTCCACCTCCCTACTATTTGATTGTTGGAGATGGGACCATTACTCCAGTGAAAGAAGATCGTCATCAGTTATACCGGCTGACTTGTCCTGCTTGTGTTTTGACCAATTGTCTACCAGTAGATGGACCCTTTAGAAGTGAAATGAAGGTTTATCTGCTCTTACAACCTCCCTATTGGATGTTGCCAGTAAATGTTACAGGACCTTGGTATCCTAATTATGGAATGCAATTTGCCTTAGAAATCAGTAAACGGCTGCGCAGGACCAGACGGTTTCTTGGACTCTTGATTGCTGGACTCATAGCAGCAGTGACTGTAATTGCCTCTGCAACTGTATCTGTAATATCCTTACATGAAAGTGCCCAAACAGCATCCCATGTAAATGAATTGGCTCATAATGTATCCAAGGTGTTTGCCACTCAAGAGCGAATAGACCGTAAATTGGAAGCCCAATTGGAGGCACTACAAGAAGCATTGATATATCTTGGTGATCAGTTTGCTGTTTTGCGTACCAGACTTTCTATAATTTGTCATGATGCATATAAGCATATCTGTGTTACCCCTTTAGAGTATACTAATATGACATGGGGACAAGTGCGTCGTCATTTACAAGGGGTTTGGCATGACACTAACACTAGCTTAGACCTCTTACAGCTACAAGAAGAGATAAATGCTATTGCAAGTAGCTCACTCAGTTTCCCTGACCCTGGAGATCTCGCTGGAACCATACTGCACCAACTTAATGGGTTTAATCCGTTTAATATTCTTCAGCATTCCTTTTGGATCTTTATTGGAATTGTTTCTGTAATATCTGTTATACTTGTCTTGCTGTGTTGTTTCTGGAGATGGGGTCTCACTGCCTTTACCACGTACCAAGCCAGGATGCACATGTTGCAATTACAAACAATAGGGGGAAATGTGGGAGTGAGTGCCAGGCTGAGACTGGGTTGAGCAACGGGCTTCCTTGTTGActcagccaacccggtggttccccttcccattcccccacttgcaAAGGCATaggaaagccttgtcaaggctgagaaagctaattcctgaagcctgtggtctgtgggtgttggcagtaatgttaCCCCCCTTTTCTACCCCGggtcaaatagaaacaaacatgggaactgtgttttgctagcaatctatcaacaaggtcttgtcgTGACCCGTTTAGAAAGTTCACAAGATACatagaactaaatgttttggttggcagcGATCAtatcatgtgaaacctgtttattcttagaatgacctgaccCATAAGAGTCTtgatataaaagattgtgtacagcaaaaataaagccgtcacttgggccatcagcccaggggaccctcctgttcccaaactggcttctcttctcttttttttcttacattcccctaccctcaggaccctgatctcGGTGTTTGTTGCGCCGGttgcaacatatatatatatatgtatatacacaaatatatatacatattatccTCTGCTTTCTACCTTCTGGAGTTCTATAACATGAATGGATCAATGGATGAATGTGAATGGGTATTGATgctgtcaaatgccttttctgcatctgtggAGGTGGTCATGTAATTTTTCTCCTCAGCTCTATTAATACAACAGTCATATTATTAGATTTCATGACATTACACCTTTGCAATCTTAGGATAAACTGCACCGTGTCatgaactggtgtgtgtgtgtgtgtgtgtgtgtgtgtgtgtgtgtgtgtgtatgcttgtgtCATAGGATTGTGTTTGCTGATATTTAAGAAACTTCCTTCGTCATATTCTTCTGTGCAATTAgactgtaattttcatttttggtgaAAATTTGCTAGATTTGGGAATCAATTATGTACTTGGTTCATCATCTTATcattaaacgtttggtagaatttgcctgagGAAAGTACCACTCcagtcacttttctttctttctttttgtttaatataatttattgtcaaattggcttacatagagtgtgtaaagtgtgctcctggttttgggggtagattcccgtggttcatcgcttacgtataatacccagtgttcatcccatcaagtgccctcctcaatgcccatcacccattttcccctctccccccaacagacacatgataagatgctcaacatcactcatcatcagggaaatacaaatcaaaaccacactgagctaccacctcacaccagtcagagtggctaaaatgatgaacaactcaggaaactacagatgctggcaaggatgtggagaaacgggaaccctcctgccctgttggtgggaatccagTCACTTTTCTACGGGAGGAATCTTGAGCCAGTTCGTCTATTTCTTCCAAGTAATGGGTTTGTTTAGACCTTCTGTCTCAACTGGGATCAACTGGGGTAAGTTGTAATTTTCTAGAAATACGTCCATTTCATCTATGTGTTCAAGTGTAGTTGAATAGAGTTGTGCAAGTTCTTCACTTGAGAGTCTTAAGATCTCCCTTTGTTTTGATGACAATTTCCCACTTGTTACTTGAAATGTTCTGTGTCTGTCCTTTCCTGCCTGTTTTCTTGATTACTATACCATTGATTTGTGCATCTTGTTGATCCCTCCTGAACAAGCCTGCCAATATCTTTATGCATAAGTTctattgtagttttgttttctaccccttttatttctacttttacttttaatgatTCTCTCTGTCTACATTCTTTTAGCTTCCATTGTGGTCCTTTATCTGGCTTTTTgactgaatgttttatttatttatgcttatttttattgacACAGGTATTTTTACCATAAAATTTACTCTGACAATTGTTCTAGCTTCCAATTCTGATATATtgcattttcattatcattactCCCATCAAATTCTGTAGTTTTAACCTGAATTTTCCACTTATTTCTAAGATTTGTTTAACAGCCTCAGAAAGAGTCAGTTTTCACGAATGTTCCACGTTCGTCTGAAGAGTAGATGTATTACCTAATGTAAAGCTTCAGAATTCAGATGTCTATCTATAAGGTGTGTCTTTTGCATTCTGATGTTTAGATCTTCTGTATGATTATTACATTTTGGGGGGGCAAGTTGGTCATTCTTGGAATGAGGGACTTGTGTTAAAATCATTGATCATCAGtgtctttcttcctatttctccTTATACTTCCTACAGTTTTTGCTCTATGAATAGTTTTGCTGTGTGACTGGGTACATAATTATTCATACCTCACATCTTCTTTGTAAATTTTATCCTTTAGCTTTATCAATggtgctcttttttttctcatctaaatCATTTTGATGTCAATTCTATCTTCTTGAATGTCAGGATTGTAaacactgctttcttttttatttgcaattGGCTTAACCATGTGAATGACATTGTTTTAGGTGTATCTCTTGAAAGAGAATGGTTTTGGATGTTGCTTCAATGGCAATCTTGAAATATTTCTACcacttacacttttttttatttatttttttattttttttattttttatatgaaatttattgacaaattagtttccatacaacacccagtgctcttcccaaaaggtgccctcctcaatacccatcacccaccctctcctccctcccaccccccatcaaccctcagtttgttctcagttttcaacagtctcttatgctttggctctctcccactctaacctgttttttttttccttcccctcccccatgggttcctgttaatttctcagggtccacataagagtgagaccatatggtatctgtcttcctctgtatggcttatttcacttagcatcacactctccagttccatccacgttgctacaaaaggccatatttcattttttctcattgccacgtaatattccattgtgtatataaaccacaatttctttatcc
This region includes:
- the LOC109496734 gene encoding endogenous retrovirus group K member 7 Env polyprotein-like, giving the protein MASNSVLQLRACVPPPYYLIVGDGTITPVKEDRHQLYRLTCPACVLTNCLPVDGPFRSEMKVYLLLQPPYWMLPVNVTGPWYPNYGMQFALEISKRLRRTRRFLGLLIAGLIAAVTVIASATVSVISLHESAQTASHVNELAHNVSKVFATQERIDRKLEAQLEALQEALIYLGDQFAVLRTRLSIICHDAYKHICVTPLEYTNMTWGQVRRHLQGVWHDTNTSLDLLQLQEEINAIASSSLSFPDPGDLAGTILHQLNGFNPFNILQHSFWIFIGIVSVISVILVLLCCFWRWGLTAFTTYQARMHMLQLQTIGGNVGVSARLRLG